GGATCTCGTCCTTGGTGGTGACCGTGTCGCCCAGCGGGAACAGCGCGTGGGCGAGCTGGCGCTCGTCGAGCACCCCGAGGACGTACGACTGGTCCTTGGCCATGTCGGAGGCGCGGTGCAGCTCACGCGTGCCGTCGGGGAGGGTGACGACCTTGGCGTAGTGGCCCGTGCAGACCGCGTCGAAGCCCAGGGCGAGGGCCTTGTCGAGGAGCGCCGCAAACTTGATCTTCTCGTTGCAGCGCAGGCACGGGTTGGGCGTGCGGCCCGCCTCGTACTCGGCGATGAAGTCCTCCACGACGTCCTCGCGGAAACGCTCCGCCAGGTCCCAGACGTAGAAGGGGATGCCGATCACGTCGGCGGCGCGCCGGGCGTCGCGGGAGTCCTCGATGGTGCAGCAGCCACGGGCGCCGGTGCGGAAGGACTGCGGGTTGGCGGAGAGCGCCAGGTGCACCCCGGTCACGTCGTGCCCCGCTTCGGCGGCGCGGGCGGCGGCGACGGCGGAGTCCACGCCACCGGACATGGCGGCGAGGACGCGGAGGGGGCGCGGGGAGGTCTCAGTCATAGCCCTACCAGGGTACGGGTCGCCGGGAACCGTCGTCGCGGCAGTGAGCGTTCTCGGTGGCATGGGCCAAGAAGAGACCGGACGGGTGAGACGGCGCGCGGTGCTGATCGGCGGCGGCGCCGCGGTGGCGGGCGCGGCCGCGCTGGGGTGGGACGAGCTGCGGCGCCTGTGGTGGCGGCTGCCGGGCACGGAGAAGCGGCGGGTGGAGGGCGAGCTGGACCACGCGGGCGCGGTGTGGACGGCGGCGGCGCGGGCGAACTGGCGGCGGGCGGACCGTCCGGACGACTTCGGCATCGACCGGGTGGTGATCCATGTGGTGCAGGGCAGCTACGCGACGGCGCTGCGCGTGTTCAAGAACCCGGGGCACGGCGCGGCGACGCACTACGTGGTCGGCAAGGACGGGCGGGTCGCGCAGATGATCCGCGAGCTGGACGTGGCGTTCCACGCGGGAAACCGGGAGATGAACGAGCGGAGCATCGGCATCGAGCACGAGGGCTTCGTGGACCGCCCGAAGGACTTCACCCCGGCGATGTACGCGGCGTCGGCGCGGCTGACGGCGGACATATGCGCCCGGTACGGCATACCGATCGACCGGGAGCACATCATCGGCCACGTCGAGGTGGAGGGCACGGACCACACGGACCCGGGACCGCACTGGGACTGGGACCGGTACATGGAACTGGTCCGCCGCGCCGCGACCAGCCCCGGACCGTCCGCGTCCCCCGCCTCCGCCGCCGCGCCACGCCCCGAGGCTGGCTGAGGCCGGCGGTTCGGGCCGGGGTGCGAGGGGCTAGCTGAGGCCGGCGGTTCGGGCGCGTTCGACTGCGGGGCCGATGGCCTTGGCGAGGGCTTCGACGTCGGCGCGGGTGGAGGTGTGGCCCAGGGTGAAGCGCAGCGTGCCGCGGGCGAGGTCGGGGTCGGTGCCGGTGGCGAGGACGACGTGGCTGGGCTGGGCGACACCGGCGGTGCAGGCGGAGCCGGTGGAGCACTCGATGCCCTGGGCGTCGAGGAGCAGCAGCAGCGAGTCGCCCTCGCAGCCGGGGAAGCTGAAGTGCGCGTTCGCGGGGAGTCGCTCGTCGGGGTCGCCGCCGAGTACGGCGTCGGGGACGGCCGCGCGTACGGCGGCGACCAGCTCGTCGCGCAGGGCGCCGATCTCGTGGGCGAACCGGTCGCGGCGTTCGGTGGCGATCCGCGCGGCGACGGCGAACGCGGCGACGGCGGGCACGTCGAGGGTGCCGGAGCGGACATGGCGCTCCTGTCCGCCGCCGTGGAGGACGGGGACGGGGCTGTGGACGCGGCCGAGCAGGAGGGCGCCGATGCCGTACGGGCCGCCGATCTTGTGGCCGGAGACGGTCATGGCGGCGAGCCCGGAGTCGGCGAAGGAGACCGGCACCTGGCCGACGGCCTGGACCGCGTCGGAGTGCAGCGGTACGTCGAACTCGGCGGCTACGGCGGCCAGTTCGGCGATCGGCATGAGCGTGCCGATCTCGTTGTTGGCCCACATGACGGTGGCGAGGGCGACGCTGCCGGGGTCGCGGGCGATGGCGTCGCGCAGCGCGTCGGGGTGGACGCGCCCGTAGGCGTCGACGGGCAGGTACTCGACGGTGGCGCCCTCGTGTTCGCCGAGCCAGTGGACGGCGTCGAGGACGGCGTGGTGCTCGACGGGGCTGGCCAGGACGCGGACGCGGCGGGGGTCGGCGGCGCGGCGGGACCAGTAGAGGCCCTTGACGGCGAGGTTGTCCGCCTCGGTGCCGCCGGAGGTGAGGACGACCTCGCTGGGGCGTGCCCCGAGCGCCTCGGCGAGGGTCTCGCGGGCCTCCTCGACGGTGCGGCGGGCCCGGCGCCCGGCGGCGTGCAGGGACGAGGCGTTGCCCGTGGCGGTGAGCTGGGCGGTCATCGCCTCGATCGCCTCCGGGAGCATCGGAGTGGTCGCGGCGTGGTCGAGGTAAGCCATGGTGCCCCGATTCTACGAGCCCGGGGCGGGGGCCCGGCGGGGGCGTATCCGGACAATCGCGTCGGGGAGCCGGGACAGGGGCCGGGGCGGGCCGTCAACCGGGACCCGGCGCCCGCGTCCCGTAGGCCCTGGGGCCGCGAGCGGGCGGTCAGCCGAGGTTCCAGGACACCGTGCCGTTGAGGGCGACGAGGACGGCCAGCACGGCCAGGTCGGCGGCGCCGAGGGCGAGGCCGAGCAGGGCGCGGGCGCGCCGCCGGGTGCCCCGGCGCAGGGCGAGCACGGCCAGGCAGATCGCCATGGGACCGAGCAGGATGTTGAAGACGAGCAGGCCGACGAGGCCGAGGACGAAGGCGGCGACGGCCATGCCGTCGGCGTCCCCGGGCGGCAGTACGGCGAGTCCCATCGCGGCCTCCGTCAGTTCCGGTGGCGGCGGGGCGAGCGCTCGCGCGCGGCGAAGACGAGCAGCCAGACGGCGATGGCGGTGGCGCCCGCGGCGGTCACGGCGGGCGGGACGAACGCGGCCGTCCCCATGAGCGTGCCGAGCAGCAGCAGGGCGGCGACGAGGAAGAGCATCGGGTTGCCTCTCGTTGAGCTGACAACTGTGCACTGACTGGTGAGTCTGGTTACGCGTACCCCTGGAGGCGTTGGGCGAACGGCTGTTTACTGCATGGCATGAGTCACACGACCGGGGGCGTAACCGTCGCGGGTGTCCGGCAGGCGCGGAAGCTCAGGACCCGTCAGGCGCTGCTGGACGCGGCGCTGGCGCTGCTGGAGGAGCGCGGCCTGAGCGGTCTGGGGCTGCGTGAGGTGACCCGGGCGGCGGGGATCGCGCCGACGGCGTTCTACCGGCACTTCACCGGCATGGCCGATCTCGGCGTGGCGCTCGTGGAGGAGTCGCTGGGCGGGCTGCACGCGACGGTACGGGCGAACCTGGCGGCGACGGCGGACAGCGAGCGGCGGATCGCGGGGACGGTGGGGCTGGTCGCCCGGCTCGTACGGGAGCAGCCCGCGCACGTGCGGTTCCTGGCGCGGGAGCGGCACGGCGGGGTGCGGCCGGTGCGGGACGCGATCGGCGGGGAGCTCGACCGGTTCACCTCGGAGGTGGCGGAGGCGCTGGCCGGGCTGCCGGAGTCGGCGGGGTGGCGCCGGGAGGACCTGCTGATGCTGGCGCGGCTGTACGTGGACCTGATGGCGACGACGGCGTTCGCGCTGCTGGAGGCGGGCCCGGACGGGGCGGCGCGGGAGCGGGTCGAGGGGGAGGCGCGACGGCGGCTGCGGCTGGTGGCGCTGGGCAGCCGCCACTGGCTGGACTGAACGCGCGCCTCCCCCGGAGTGCGGTGGAACGTCAGGAGGCGCGCGGGGCGCGGGCGAGCTGGCGGGACTGGGCGACGAGGCGGTCGGCGCTGTCCCACACCTCGGCGTCCTCCTCCAGGAAGCCGCCGGCGAGGTTGCGGGTCGTGATGGAGACGCGCAGCGGGCCGGGCGCGGGGCGGCAGCGGATGTGGGTGGTCAGCTCGACGGTCGGCGTCCAGCCGCTGAGGCCCAGGTCGAAGGCGGTCGGCGGGAGCGCGTCGACGGTCAGCAGCAGGGACAGCGGGTCGGGGTCGCGGCCGTCCGCGAGGCCGAACCAGCCGCGCACCTCGCCCTTGCCGGAGGGGGCGCCGACGGCCCAGCCGATGGTGGCCGGGTCGAGCTTGATGTCGAGGAGCCGGGTGATCTCGGCCGAGCCGGGCAGCGGCGTGGGCGCGTCGGCGGGGCCGAAGCAGTGCTCGTACGGCGGGATGGCGGGCGGCTTGGCGCTGGTGCGCACGTCGTCCGGGAGCGCGTCGAGGTCGCCGTACGTGGCGAGGACGCGGATGCGCTCGGTCTCGGTGCCGTCCTCCGCGTACTGGAAGAGGGATGCCTGGCCGGTCGAGAGGGTGCGTCCGGCGCGGACGGTCTCGGTGCGGATCACGGCGGGGCCGGGCAGCGAGGGGGCCAGGTAGTGGGCCGACACGGAGAAGGGGTGCGGGTGCGGCAGCGCTTCGCCGAGGGCGCGGCCCAGGAGGGCGAGCAGGTAGCCGCCGTTGACGACGCCGAAGATGGTCCAGTCGGCGGAGAGGTCCGTGTCGTAGACGCCCGGGGCGCGGAGGTTGACCGCGGTGTCGCGGTCGAACTGACTGCTGCTGTCCATGGCCAGAACCGTACAACAGCAAACTACTAAGCGGTAGCTTTGTGGCCTACTCGGTGGCCGTGGAGCGGCGGTTCCAGGCGCGGGGGGCGCGCCAGCTGTAGCGGAGCGCGAGCATGCGCAGCGCGAACGCGGCGAGGGCGGCGAGGGAGCTGGTGAAGGGGTTCAGCGCCTCGAAGCGGATGAACAGCACGACCAGGGTCGAGCCGACGATGGCGGGCACGGCGTACAGGTCGCGGTCCCAGCGCAGCAGCGACGGCGCCTCGTTGGCGAGGACGTCGCGCAGGACGCCCCCGCCGACGCCGGTCGCCATGCCGAGGACGGCGGACTGGGTGAGGCCGAGCCCGTACTCGTACGCCTTGGTCGTGCCGGTCACGCAGAACAGGCCCAGGCCCGCGGCGTCGAAGGCGTTCACGGCCGCCTGGGTGCGCTCGACGACGGGGTGCAGGAAGAAGACGAGCGCGGTGGCGACGAGCGGCATGACGAAGTAGCCGAGGTCGGTGAAGGCGGCGGGGGGTACGGCCCCGATCACCAGGTCCCGGAAGAGCCCGCCGCCCAGCGCGGTGACCTCGGCGAGGACGGCCATGCCGAAGACGTCGAAGTTCTTGCGCACGGCCAGGAGCGCGCCGGAGATGGCGAACACGAAGATGCCCGCCAGTTCCAGGGAGTGGAGGACGGAGGGGGTGAACAGGTCCTGAAGCACCGGACCGTTCTACCCCGGCGGGGGCGGGTGCGCGTAACCCGTCCACGGTCCGGTACGCCCCTGTCCCGCGCCGCGCCCCCTGTGGGTGTGTCCCCTACGGGCTCCGCCCGCGCCCCTGCACGGCGGGCACCGCTACCTGCCCCTGCACGTGCGCGGCACCGGTCCCTGCGGGGTCCCCCTATGGGCTCCGCCCCCGCCCCGGTCGCCGCACCGGCAGGACAGCAGGCCGCGGCGCGCCACCCCGTTGTGGGCAGTCGTTCCGCTGGGGCGGAACGGGTGCACGACGGGGTGCCCCGCCCGGGGGGGGTGCGCACCTGTGCGGCAGGCGCTGGGACCGGGCACCCGGCAGTCCGCTGTGCCCACCCGTTCCGCCCCCTGGGCGGACCAGCTGCCCACAGCGGGGAGCGGACCGGTCCCCGCAGGGCGACGCCAGCCCCGAACAGGGCGAACCCATAGCGGCAGCGGAGGCGGCCCGCAGGGCGACCCAGCCCGCACGGGGCGGGACCCACGGCGGGAGCGGGCGCGGCCCGCCTGGTCCGGGCCGGGCGGGCCGCCGGGGCGGAGGGGCGCAGGCCGCCCCGCCCCATCGGGCGCAGGCCGCCCCGCCGCCTCGGGCGCAAGGGCTGGGCCCCTGCCCCAGGGAGCACAGGGCACCAGCCCGTCCCGGGGAGCGGGAGCGCCAGGGTCCAGGGTTTACGGGGACTTCGTGACCTTGGGGCTCTCGGGCTCGGGCTCCGGGGTCGGGGACGGGACGGACGTGCCGACCACCGCCTCCACGCCCGTCGGGCGCGTCAGCGGAAGCTCGCCCGACTCGATCTCCGCCGCGAAGTGGCACGCCACCTTGTGGCCCTCCCCCACATCCGTCAGCTCCGGCCGCTCCTGCGCGCACCGGGCCCGCGCCCACGGGCAGCGGGTGTGGAAGCGGCACCCGGCGGGCGGGTTGGCGGGCGAGGGGAGGTCGCCGTGCAGGAGGATGCGCTCGCGGCGGTCCTCCACCTCCGGGTCGGGCACCGGCACCGCCGACATCAGCGCCTTCGTGTACGGGTGCTTCGGCGCCGCGTACAGCGCGTCGCTCGGCGCCTCCTCCACCAGGGAGCCCAGGTACATCACCCCGATGACGTCCGAGATGTGCCGGACGACGGCCAGGTCGTGGGCGATCACCAGATAGGTGAGGCCCAGCTGCTCCTGGAGCTCCTCCAGCAGGTTGATGACCTGCGCCTGGATCGACACGTCCAGCGCCGACACGGGCTCGTCGCAGATGATGACGTCCGGTTCCAGCACGAGCGCCCGGGCGATGCCGATGCGCTGGCGCTGGCCGCCGGAGAACTCGTGCGGGTACCGCGACAGGGCGTTCGACGGCAGGCCGACCCGCTGGAGGATCGCCTTGATCTTCTCGCGGCGCTCCTCCTGGTCCGCGCCGATGCCGTGCGCGAGCATCCCCTCGGAGAGGATCGACTCGATGTTCTGGCGCGGGTTCAGGCTGCCCAGCGGGTCCTGGAAGACCATCTGGAGGCGGCGGCGGAACTTCCGCATCTCCTCCTCGGGCAGCTTCGCCAGGTCGGTGCCGTCGAAGACGACCTCGCCGTCCGTGACGTCGACCAGCCGCAGCACGGCCCGGCCCAGCGTCGTCTTGCCGCAGCCGGACTCGCCGACCAGGCCGTACGTCTGGCCGGCCTCGACCTTCAGCGAGACCCCGTCCACGGCGTAGACGTGGCCGACCGTACGGTCGAAGAGGAGACCCTTCTTGACGGGGAAGTGGACCTTCACCCCGTCCAGTTCGAGCAGGCTCATGCCGGTACCTCCTCGGCCGGTGCGTCGGGCAGCACGGGGTTGACGCAGCGCACCCGGTGGCCCTCGGTGCGCGGCTCGGTCAGCTGGGGCGTGCCGGTGAGGCACTCCAGGGTGTAGAAGTCGCAGCGCGGCGCGAACGCGCAGCCGTCCGCCCAGGCGATCTTGTCGTTGATGGAGCCGCGGATCGGGTTGAGCGGCTCGCCGCGCGGGGCGTCCAGGCGCGGGATGGAGCCGAGGAGGCCGTGCGCGTACGGGTGCGTGGGGTGGGCGAACAGCTCGCGGCGGCCCGCCGACTCCACCGCCTTCCCCGCGTACAGCACGTTCACCTCGTCGCACAGCCCGGCGACGACACCCAGGTCGTGGGTGATCATCAGCAGGGCGGTGCCCTCCTGGTCGACGAGCTCCTTCAGCAGCTCCAGGATCTGCGCCTGGATCGTCACGTCGAGCGCCGTCGTGGGCTCGTCGGCGATCAGCAGGCGCGGGGCGCACGCCACCGCCATGGCGATGAGCGCGCGCTGCCGCATACCGCCCGACAGCTGGTGCGGGTACTCCTTCAGGCGCCGCGCCGGGTCGGGGATGCCGACCCGGTCGAGGAGGCTCGCGGCCTCCTTGCGGGCGGCCTCGCCCTTCATGCCCCGGTGCCGCTGGAGGATCTCGGTGACCTGCACGCCGATCGGGATGACCGGGTTCAGCGAGGACAGCGGGTCCTGGAAGATCATCGCGAGCTTGCTGCCGCGCATGTCCCGGAGCTTCTTCGGACTCATGGAGAGCAGGTCCTCACCGTCGAACACGGCGTGCCCGCCGACGGTGACGCCCTTGCCGGGCAGGAGGCCCATCAGGGCGAGCGAGGTGACGGACTTGCCGCAGCCGGACTCGCCGACCAGGCCGACGACCTGGCCCTGGTCGACGGTGAAGGAGACCCCGTCGACCGCCGTGGACGGCTTGCGGCCGCGTCCGCCGAAGGTGACGGTCAGTTCGTCAACAGTGAGCAGTGGCATGGCAGTTCAGCCTCGCAGCTTCGGGTCGAGGGCTTCGCGCATGGCCTCGCCGAGCAGGGTGAAGCCGAGGGCGGTGATGATGATCCCGACCGCCGGGTAGACGGCCATCATCGGCGCGTTGTCGAAGAACCGCTGCGCCTGGGAGAGCATCACGCCCCACTCGGGGACGGCCGGGTCCGGGTTGCCCAGGCCCAGGTAGGACAGGGCGGCGGCCTCGATGATCGCGGTGGCGAGGCTGAGGGTCGCCTGGACGATCACGGGGCTGAGCGAGTTCGGCAGGATCTGCGTGAGGACGATCCGCTTGCGCCGTACGCCGAGGGCCTTGGCCGCCAGGACGTAGTCCGTGCCGCCCTGGGAGAGCATCGAGCCGCGCAGCAGCCGCGCGAAGATCGGGATCTGGACGACACCGACGGCGATCATCACGGTCGTCAGGGACTGGCCCATGACAGCGGCGATGGAGACGGCGAGCAGCAGCGACGGCAGCGACAGCAGGATGTCGATGAAGCGCATGACGACCGTGTCGACGCGTGCCCCGGCCTTGCCGCCGAGGGTGGCGGCGGCGCCGGACAGCATGCCGATGAGCGCGCCGACGACGAGGCCGATGAGCATCGACACGACACCGACGAGGAGCGTCTGGCGGGCGCCGACGAGCATCCGGGAGAACATGTCGCGGCCGAGGTGGTCCAGGCCGAACCAGTTCTCGCCGCGGGCGCCGACGAACTTGCCCTGGTTGGCGAAGACCTCGCCGCGCCAGGTCTGCGCGGTCGGGGCGTGCGGCGCGAGCCACGGGCCGACGATCGCGACGATGACGAACAGGGCGATGATGGCGGCGCCGATGACGGCCATCTTGCTGTTCTTGAGGCGGCGGAACGCCTCGCGCCACAGGCTGGCGCCGGTGGTCGTCTCGTTCGCCTGGGTGAGTTCCGCGAGGCGGTCGATCTTGTCTGTCTTGGTGGACACGTCAGTTCACCCGCACTCTCGGGTCGATGAGGCTGTACGCCAGGTCCACCAGCAGGTTGATGACGACGTACACCATCGCGATGAACATGATGAAGCCGACGAGCACCGGGTAGTCGCGGGCGTCGATCGCGTCCTTGATGAAGGAGCCGATGCCGCCGAAGGCGAAGACGGACTCGGTGAGGACCGCGCCCGACAGGAGGGAGCCGGTGAGCAGACCGATCGCGGTGACCACCGGCAGCAGCGCGTTGCGCAGCACATGGCGGACGCGGACGGTGTTCTTCTCCAGGCCCTTGGACTCGGCGGTGCGGACGTAGTCCTCGCCGAGGACCTCCAGGACGCTGGCGCGGGTCATCCGGACGATGACGGCGAGCGGGATGGAGGCGAGGGTGATGGCCGGCAGCGCCAGGTGGTGCAGCGCGTCCAGGGTGGCGTCGAACTCGCCGGTGAGGATGCCGTCGAGGACGGCGAAGCCGGTGACGTCGGTCGCGTTGAGGCCCGTGGTCAGTCTGCCGTAGCTGGGGAAGAGGCCCAGGTTGACGGCGAAGACGCCCTTCAGGATGAGGGCGAGGAAGAAGACCGGGACGCAGATGCCGACCAGTGAGCCGGAGACGGAGGCCACGTCGAGCCAGCCGCCGCGGCGCTTGGCGGCGAGGTAGCCGAGCGGGATGCCGACGACCACGGCGATGAGCATCGCGAGGACGCTCAGCTCCACGGTGGCCGGGAAGCGCAGGGCGAACTCGTCCCACACGGGCTGGCCGGTCTTGGTCGAGGTCCCCAGGTCGAGCTGGAAGATGCGCTTGAGGAAGCGGCCGTACTGCACCCAGACCGGCTGGTCGAGGCCCAGCGCACGGTTGATGCGTGCCACTTCGGTGGGAGTCGCCCGTTCGCCCAGGATCGCTGAGGCGGGTCCGCCGGGCAGCCGGTTCAGCCAGAGGAAGAGGAGAACCGACAGGCCGAGCAGGGTGGGTATCAGCTGTAGCAGTCTTCGTACGACGAGTCGCAGCACCCCGCATGCCCCTTTCTTACGTGTACGTCAGAAGCGGGCCCGCCCGGCCACGCAGTGCTGTGGCCGGGCGGACCCCGCGTGCGGATGCGATTACTTGAAGGAGACCTCGGCGAAGTTCTCCTGCGTCAGCGGGGAGACCTTCGGCGGGTTGACGTTCTTGCCGAACGCGATGGCCGGCGGGGACGACGAGATCGGGAGACCCGGCAGGTACTCCATGATCGCCTCGTTGGCCTTCTTGTACGCGTCCACGCGCTGGGCGGGGTCACCGATCTTCGAACCGGCGTTCACCGCGTCGAAGACCTTCTGCTCCTTGAAGCCCCACTGCTTGTCGTACTTGGCGAACCAGGTGCCGATGAAGTTGTAACCGTCGTTGAAGTCACCGGTCCAGCCGAGCATGTGCAGGGCGCAGGCGCCCGCCTCGGTCGCGTCCAGGTAGTCCGGGGCCCACTTCATGGGCTTCGGGGTGACGGTGATGCCGGCCTTCTCCAGGTCCGACTTCATCAGCTCGAACATGTCCTGCGGGGCGGGCATGTACGGCCGGGTGACCTCGGTCGGGTAGCAGAACTCGACCTTCAGCTTGGGCTCGCCGGCGGCGGCGAGGAGCTGCTTGGCCTTGTTCGTGTCGTGCGGGTACGTCTTGACCTTGTCGGACCATCCGGCGACCGTGTCGGGCATGAACTGGGTCGCGACCTTGCCGCCCTCGGGCAGCTGGGTCTTGACGATGTTCTCGCGGTCGATGGCGTGCGCGATGGCCTGGCGGACCTCGGGCTTCTTCAGCGCCGGGTTCTTCTCCTGGGTCATGCCCACGTAGAAGAGGTTGAAGACGTCACGCGTCGGGACGTTGAAGCCCGCCTGCTCCAGCGTCTTCACGTCCGCGGGGGACACGAGGTCGTAGCCGTCGATGTCACCGGCCTGGAGCGCCTGGCGACGGCCCTCCTCGGTGGCGATCGTGCGGAAGACCAGGTTCTTCACCTTCGCCTTGTCGCCCCAGTAGTCGTCGAAGCGCTCAAGGGTGATTTCCTTGTTGCCCTTGTTCCACTTGACGATCTTGTACGGGCCGGTGCCGGCGACCGTGCCGGCCTCCTGGCTGTACTTGGGGTACGTGATGGCCTCGCCCTTGCCGGACGCGGCCTGCTTCGCGTACTCCTTGATGGCCTTCGGCGAGTGGATCGCCAGCGCCTGGAGGGAGAAGCCGCCGGGCAGGTTGGCGGAGGGCTCGTGCACCTCGATGACGGCGGTGTTCTCGTCCTTGGCGGTGCAGGACTTGTAG
This genomic window from Streptomyces thermolilacinus SPC6 contains:
- a CDS encoding cysteine desulfurase family protein; translated protein: MAYLDHAATTPMLPEAIEAMTAQLTATGNASSLHAAGRRARRTVEEARETLAEALGARPSEVVLTSGGTEADNLAVKGLYWSRRAADPRRVRVLASPVEHHAVLDAVHWLGEHEGATVEYLPVDAYGRVHPDALRDAIARDPGSVALATVMWANNEIGTLMPIAELAAVAAEFDVPLHSDAVQAVGQVPVSFADSGLAAMTVSGHKIGGPYGIGALLLGRVHSPVPVLHGGGQERHVRSGTLDVPAVAAFAVAARIATERRDRFAHEIGALRDELVAAVRAAVPDAVLGGDPDERLPANAHFSFPGCEGDSLLLLLDAQGIECSTGSACTAGVAQPSHVVLATGTDPDLARGTLRFTLGHTSTRADVEALAKAIGPAVERARTAGLS
- a CDS encoding ABC transporter substrate-binding protein → MRIFKSRAVRAVTAALAVGMIATGCASERGKDDAKGGDKDTFVFAGAGDPGSLDPALASDGETFRVTRQAFEALLEHEAGGSKLVGGLAESWTGNPAGTVWTFNLRKGVKFHDGEAFNAAAVCANYDHWFNWKGTYQSSAVSYYWQKIMGGFAKNEDKEAPKANYKSCTAKDENTAVIEVHEPSANLPGGFSLQALAIHSPKAIKEYAKQAASGKGEAITYPKYSQEAGTVAGTGPYKIVKWNKGNKEITLERFDDYWGDKAKVKNLVFRTIATEEGRRQALQAGDIDGYDLVSPADVKTLEQAGFNVPTRDVFNLFYVGMTQEKNPALKKPEVRQAIAHAIDRENIVKTQLPEGGKVATQFMPDTVAGWSDKVKTYPHDTNKAKQLLAAAGEPKLKVEFCYPTEVTRPYMPAPQDMFELMKSDLEKAGITVTPKPMKWAPDYLDATEAGACALHMLGWTGDFNDGYNFIGTWFAKYDKQWGFKEQKVFDAVNAGSKIGDPAQRVDAYKKANEAIMEYLPGLPISSSPPAIAFGKNVNPPKVSPLTQENFAEVSFK
- a CDS encoding TetR family transcriptional regulator codes for the protein MSHTTGGVTVAGVRQARKLRTRQALLDAALALLEERGLSGLGLREVTRAAGIAPTAFYRHFTGMADLGVALVEESLGGLHATVRANLAATADSERRIAGTVGLVARLVREQPAHVRFLARERHGGVRPVRDAIGGELDRFTSEVAEALAGLPESAGWRREDLLMLARLYVDLMATTAFALLEAGPDGAARERVEGEARRRLRLVALGSRHWLD
- a CDS encoding ABC transporter ATP-binding protein, which translates into the protein MPLLTVDELTVTFGGRGRKPSTAVDGVSFTVDQGQVVGLVGESGCGKSVTSLALMGLLPGKGVTVGGHAVFDGEDLLSMSPKKLRDMRGSKLAMIFQDPLSSLNPVIPIGVQVTEILQRHRGMKGEAARKEAASLLDRVGIPDPARRLKEYPHQLSGGMRQRALIAMAVACAPRLLIADEPTTALDVTIQAQILELLKELVDQEGTALLMITHDLGVVAGLCDEVNVLYAGKAVESAGRRELFAHPTHPYAHGLLGSIPRLDAPRGEPLNPIRGSINDKIAWADGCAFAPRCDFYTLECLTGTPQLTEPRTEGHRVRCVNPVLPDAPAEEVPA
- a CDS encoding trimeric intracellular cation channel family protein, whose protein sequence is MLQDLFTPSVLHSLELAGIFVFAISGALLAVRKNFDVFGMAVLAEVTALGGGLFRDLVIGAVPPAAFTDLGYFVMPLVATALVFFLHPVVERTQAAVNAFDAAGLGLFCVTGTTKAYEYGLGLTQSAVLGMATGVGGGVLRDVLANEAPSLLRWDRDLYAVPAIVGSTLVVLFIRFEALNPFTSSLAALAAFALRMLALRYSWRAPRAWNRRSTATE
- a CDS encoding ABC transporter permease: MSTKTDKIDRLAELTQANETTTGASLWREAFRRLKNSKMAVIGAAIIALFVIVAIVGPWLAPHAPTAQTWRGEVFANQGKFVGARGENWFGLDHLGRDMFSRMLVGARQTLLVGVVSMLIGLVVGALIGMLSGAAATLGGKAGARVDTVVMRFIDILLSLPSLLLAVSIAAVMGQSLTTVMIAVGVVQIPIFARLLRGSMLSQGGTDYVLAAKALGVRRKRIVLTQILPNSLSPVIVQATLSLATAIIEAAALSYLGLGNPDPAVPEWGVMLSQAQRFFDNAPMMAVYPAVGIIITALGFTLLGEAMREALDPKLRG
- a CDS encoding N-acetylmuramoyl-L-alanine amidase, translating into MGQEETGRVRRRAVLIGGGAAVAGAAALGWDELRRLWWRLPGTEKRRVEGELDHAGAVWTAAARANWRRADRPDDFGIDRVVIHVVQGSYATALRVFKNPGHGAATHYVVGKDGRVAQMIRELDVAFHAGNREMNERSIGIEHEGFVDRPKDFTPAMYAASARLTADICARYGIPIDREHIIGHVEVEGTDHTDPGPHWDWDRYMELVRRAATSPGPSASPASAAAPRPEAG
- a CDS encoding thioesterase family protein; translation: MDSSSQFDRDTAVNLRAPGVYDTDLSADWTIFGVVNGGYLLALLGRALGEALPHPHPFSVSAHYLAPSLPGPAVIRTETVRAGRTLSTGQASLFQYAEDGTETERIRVLATYGDLDALPDDVRTSAKPPAIPPYEHCFGPADAPTPLPGSAEITRLLDIKLDPATIGWAVGAPSGKGEVRGWFGLADGRDPDPLSLLLTVDALPPTAFDLGLSGWTPTVELTTHIRCRPAPGPLRVSITTRNLAGGFLEEDAEVWDSADRLVAQSRQLARAPRAS
- a CDS encoding ABC transporter ATP-binding protein encodes the protein MSLLELDGVKVHFPVKKGLLFDRTVGHVYAVDGVSLKVEAGQTYGLVGESGCGKTTLGRAVLRLVDVTDGEVVFDGTDLAKLPEEEMRKFRRRLQMVFQDPLGSLNPRQNIESILSEGMLAHGIGADQEERREKIKAILQRVGLPSNALSRYPHEFSGGQRQRIGIARALVLEPDVIICDEPVSALDVSIQAQVINLLEELQEQLGLTYLVIAHDLAVVRHISDVIGVMYLGSLVEEAPSDALYAAPKHPYTKALMSAVPVPDPEVEDRRERILLHGDLPSPANPPAGCRFHTRCPWARARCAQERPELTDVGEGHKVACHFAAEIESGELPLTRPTGVEAVVGTSVPSPTPEPEPESPKVTKSP
- a CDS encoding ABC transporter permease, producing the protein MLRLVVRRLLQLIPTLLGLSVLLFLWLNRLPGGPASAILGERATPTEVARINRALGLDQPVWVQYGRFLKRIFQLDLGTSTKTGQPVWDEFALRFPATVELSVLAMLIAVVVGIPLGYLAAKRRGGWLDVASVSGSLVGICVPVFFLALILKGVFAVNLGLFPSYGRLTTGLNATDVTGFAVLDGILTGEFDATLDALHHLALPAITLASIPLAVIVRMTRASVLEVLGEDYVRTAESKGLEKNTVRVRHVLRNALLPVVTAIGLLTGSLLSGAVLTESVFAFGGIGSFIKDAIDARDYPVLVGFIMFIAMVYVVINLLVDLAYSLIDPRVRVN